The Thermodesulfovibrionales bacterium nucleotide sequence AGGATCAGGCGCATCCCGCGTTCCCCGAGTACCTTCCGCGCCGCTGCGAGCCCCTCGGTACCTCCGAAATGATCGTCGACTACATATCTCCGTACGCAGTAAGGAGAGCCTACATTGTCCCCCGCAGAAAAATCAGGAAGGACGCGGCGGAACTCATTGAGGAGCCCCTGATTCTGCATCGAAATTCCGATCCCCGCAGGACTCCGCTCCCAAACACCCATGAACCATAGGGCATCAAAGCCGAAGGAGGACAAAAAGTCCCATTCCTGAGGAGGCACGCTCAGGAGGGTGACGGAACGGTTATATTTCCGGCTCAACTCGTTAAGCCATACCCACGTATTGATTTCATAAATAACCGGATGTTTCGGCCATGGCCTCATTCGTTCACCTCACCGCTCCGACTGTTCTCGGACGAATGCAGCGATCTTACCGTCTTCGAGAAGCTTGCGGGGATCGAGGAGTCCGTAAAGCTGGATGAGCTTTGCCACAAGTCCGGTCCAGCCGGTCTGATGACTCGCGCCAAGACCTGCGCCGTTGTCCCCATGGAAATACTCATAGAAGAGGATATGGTCACGCCAGTGGGGATCGCTTTGGAACTTCTCCGTTCCTCCGTAGATAGGACGTTTTCCCTGTCCATCGCGGAGAAACATATTGGTCAGGCGGCCAGCTATCTCCTTACTCACCTCAAAGAGGTTCATCATCCTGCCTGATCCTGTGGGGCACTCTATCTTGAAGTTGTCGCCGTAATAGAGATAGTACTGCAGCAAAGCCCGGATGATTAAGACATTGACCGGCATCCAGATCGGTCCCCTCCAGTTGGAGTTTCCGCCGAACATGCCGGAGTCAGACTCCGCAGGCAGGTAGTCCACCCGGTATTCCTGTCCCCCCGTGTTGAACACGTAGGGGTTCCGCTCATGGAATTTGGAGAGCGAGCGGATGCCGTAAGGACTCAGGAACTCGCTCTCGTCGAGCATCTTCGTGAGTATCCGGCGCAGCCTGTCATGATTGACCAGGGCAAAGATGCCTCGGTCCGCCACGCCCTGGTGTCCGGGTCCTGTCTCATGGATGTATTGCAGGAGTTCGGGCATCCGCTTCATGCGCTCCTCAAAGAGCTTTGTAACGTTCGGGACCCGTTCACGCTGCCACCTCTCAATGACCGTTGTCGCGCAGAAGGGGAGCAGACCGACCATGGACCGCACCTTGAGCCTCTTCGCGTTCCCGTCTGGGAGCCGCAGCAGGTCATAGTAGAAGCCGTCCTCCTCATCCCACATGCCGTCATCTCCCGTTCGGTTGATGGCTGCTGCGATCCAGAAAGAGTGTTCCATGAATTTTGCGGTCAGGTCTTCATAGGTCTGGTCGTAGGCTGCCAGCTCAACACTCAACTCCACCATATTCTGGCAGAACAACGTCATCCAGGCCGTGCCGTCAGCCTGTTCGAGATAACCCCCTGTGGGGAGCGGCGCGCTCCGGTCGAAGACTCCGATGTTGTCGAGCCCGAGGAACCCGCCCTCAAAGACATTCTTGCCGAATCGGTCCTTGCGGTTTACCCACCAGGTAAAGTTGAGCATGAGCTTTGCGAAGGACCGTTTGAGAAAATCTATGTCCGTCTTCCCACTCATGGCCAGCTCGGTCCTGTGGAGAAAAAGCGTTGCCCAGGAATGCACCGGAGGATTGACGTCGCTGAAATTCCACTCGTATGCGGGGATCTGGCCGCTCGGGTGGAGGTAGATCTCGCGAAGCATGAGGTGGAGCTGCTCCTTGGCGAAATCGGTGTCAACGGTAGAGAGGGCGATAGCATGGAAAGCGAGGTCCCACGCTGCATACCAGGGGTATTCCCACTTGTCCGGCATCGAGATTACATGGTCATTGATCATGTGGAACCACTCCCTGTTCCGGAAGTCGCGGCTCCCGTGCTTGAGAGGATGTGCGTGGTGTTCCTCGAGCCACCTATCGGCATCGAAGAAATAGTACTGCTTGGACCAGAGCATTCCTGCCAATGCCTGCCGCATCACATTGGCCGCGTCTTCGCCGACTGAAGACGGCGTTACCGACTTATAGAACTCATCAGCCTCCCCGAGCCTTGCGGAAAAGACCTCGTCAGAATTCGCAAAGGGTCTGCCCTTCCCTTCAGGAGGTGAATTCGTGAGCCGCAGGCGTATCACCGCTGTCTTGCCTGAATCGACATCGACCTGATAATGCGCAGAGACCTTCGTGCCAATCTTTTCGGGATTCACCGCGTCTTGCCGACCATTCACCACGTAGTTGTTAATCCCGTCCTTCACGTAAGGGCTCGCGTTCGGGTATTCCGGAAAGAGACGTTCGTTGTTCGTTTCGTTTTCGGTAAAAAGCAGCGGCACATCGCCTTCGCAGGAGAGGTAGTAGTCACCAAGTACCGGATGCGCCGTCGCAATAACGCTCGCCCCGACAGGTCCTTTCACCTGCTTGAGCATCGGTTTCTCGGCGTGTTTCGATATCCACTCGGACCAGTCGTTGCGAAACCAAAGAGTAGGCAGGACATGGAGTGTCGCACTTTCCGGACCTCTGTTTACTGCAGAGATCTTTATGAGAACGTCTTCAGGCGAGGCCTTCGCGTACTCGACAAAGACATCGAAGTATCGGTTGCCATTGAAGACGCCGGTATCGAGCAGTTCGTACTCCATCTCGTTTTTGCTGCGCCCCCGGTTCGTCTCGACCAAATCGGCGTAAGGATAGGCAGCCTGGGGATACTTGTAAAGATATTTCATGTACGAATGCGTCGGTGTGCTGTCAAGGTAGAAGTAGTATTCCTTCACGTCCTCGCCGTGATTCCCTTCACTGTTCGTGAGCCCGAAGAGCCGCTCTTTCAGGATAGGGTCTTTGCCGTTCCAGAGCGCGAGTGAGAAGCAGAGGAGCTGCTTGTTGTCGGATATCCCCGCAAGGCCGTCCTCGCCCCAGCGGTATGCACGGGAGCGGGCCTGATCATGGGTAAAATAATTCCATGCATCGCCGTTTATGCTGTAGTCTTCACGAACAGTCCCCCACTGTCTTTCGCTCAGGTAGGGTCCCCACTTCTTCCAGGGGACATTCTGCTCCTGTGCTTCATCGAGTCTCTTCTTCTCCGCAGGTTCGCTCATGCTCTTTATCCCTCCAGGAATTCGTCCTCGTCATTATGCCCTCGAGAATCCATATTGTCTATTTTCTAGCTGCATTATAGCAGAATCAAGATGAGTGTCTAACAGGCGAACGGGAGTTCCCTTCTTCAGAAACGGAGGGTTACGTAAGTCGTCAGACGCATTCCAGAGGCGACCTCACGAGAATCGACAGAGCATGACTGCTTACCGTTCAGCATTCTCCGTCATGCCTTAAATAGTCGTTCCTGGTTATTGGGGATGAGGCCTTCCTGCATGAGACCCTCTTCGAGTATCGCCAAAAGAGCTTTTCTCTTATCCACCGACGCGGGAAATTCTAAGAGACGTTGTCGGAT carries:
- a CDS encoding alpha-amylase family glycosyl hydrolase; amino-acid sequence: MRPWPKHPVIYEINTWVWLNELSRKYNRSVTLLSVPPQEWDFLSSFGFDALWFMGVWERSPAGIGISMQNQGLLNEFRRVLPDFSAGDNVGSPYCVRRYVVDDHFGGTEGLAAARKVLGERGMRLILDFVPNHVAPDHPWVFEHPEYFIRGNADDLKRDPASFFDAGGNVFACGRDPYFPAWQDVLQLNAFDKGLRQAVVETVASIADQCDGVRCDMSMLMMN